One genomic window of Nerophis lumbriciformis linkage group LG29, RoL_Nlum_v2.1, whole genome shotgun sequence includes the following:
- the tph2 gene encoding tryptophan 5-hydroxylase 2, whose translation MASPHVMKDDQEPLPRMQPAMMMFSSKYWSRRGLSFDSAMLDQRPPLRHTGGQMSRRPSFSPISETCAEPSQAVVFSLKNEVGCLVRALRLFQERRVNLNHIESRASKRVANEVEIFADCSCSKKDFNELLELLKDHVNILSFNTPAHVWAAQADDEEVPWFPMKISELDQCSHRVLMYGSELDADHPGFRDELYRQRRKYFVEVAMKYKFGQPIPRIEYTSDEVRTWGVVYRELNKLYPTHACREYLKNLPLLSQHCGYREDNIPQLEDVSLFLRERSGFTVRPVAGYLSPRDFLAGLAYRVFNCTQYVRHSTDPLYTPEPDTCHELLGHVPLLADPKFAQFSQEIGLASLGASDEDVQKLATCYFFTIEFGLCKQEGQLRAYGAGLLSSIGELSHALSERACVKTFDPKTTCSQECLITTFQEVYFVSESFEEAKQKMREFAKTIKRPFSVYYNPYTQSVDLLKDTRSIENVVQDLRSDLTTVCDALGKMNTYMGI comes from the exons ATGGCGTCCCCTCACGTGATGAAGGACGACCAGGAGCCACTTCCCAGGATGCAGCCCGCTATGATGATGTTCTCCAGCAAGTACTGGAGCCGCCGCGGCCTCTCCTTCGACTCGGCCATGCTGGACCAGCGGCCGCCTCTGCGGCACACAGGCGGCCAGATG TCGCGGCGCCCGTCCTTCAGTCCCATCAGTGAGACTTGTGCAGAGCCGAGCCAGGCGGTGGTGTTCTCTCTGAAGAACGAGGTCGGTTGTCTGGTCCGAGCTCTGCGACTCTTCCAG GAGAGGCGGGTCAACCTGAACCACATTGAGTCGCGCGCGTCCAAACGCGTGGCCAACGAGGTGGAGATCTTTGCTGACTGCAGCTGCAGCAAGAAGGACTTCAACGAGCTGTTGGAGCTCCTCAAAGATCACGTCAACATCCTGTCCTTCAACACGCCCGCGCACGTGTGGGCCGCCCAGGCAG ATGATGAGGAGGTTCCGTGGTTCCCCATGAAGATCTCAGAGCTGGATCAGTGTTCCCACAGAGTGCTGATGTACGGATCTGAGCTGGATGCTGACCACCCG GGCTTCAGAGATGAACTTTACCGCCAGCGTAGGAAGTATTTTGTGGAGGTGGCAATGAAGTACAAGTT TGGTCAGCCCATACCTCGCATCGAGTACACGTCCGATGAGGTGCGCACGTGGGGCGTGGTCTACAGGGAGCTCAACAAGCTGTACCCCACTCACGCCTGCCGAGAGTACCTTAAGAACCTCCCTCTGCTCAGCCAACACTGCGGCTACCGTGAGGACAACATTCCCCAGCTGGAGGATGTCTCGCTCTTCCTCAGAG AGAGGTCGGGCTTCACAGTGCGACCTGTGGCAGGCTACCTGTCGCCTCGGGACTTTTTGGCAGGTTTGGCCTACCGAGTCTTCAACTGCACCCAATATGTCCGTCACAGCACCGACCCGCTCTACACGCCGGAACC GGACACGTGTCACGAGCTCCTGGGTCACGTTCCTCTGCTGGCAGATCCCAAGTTTGCTCAGTTCTCCCAGGAAATCGGTTTGGCGTCTCTGGGAGCTTCTGATGAGGACGTGCAGAAGCTGGCCACA tGTTACTTCTTCACCATTGAGTTTGGCCTCTGTAAACAAGAAGGTCAGCTGAGAGCGTACGGGGCCGGTTTGCTATCATCCATTGGAGAACTGAGT CATGCTCTGTCAGAACGGGCCTGTGTGAAGACCTTTGACCCCAAGACCACCTGCAGCCAGGAATGTCTCATCACGACCTTCCAGGAAGTTTACTTTGTCTCCGAAAGCTTTGAGGAGGCCAAGCAGAAGATGCG GGAGTTTGCCAAGACCATCAAACGTCCGTTCTCTGTGTACTACAACCCGTACACTCAGAGCGTGGACCTCCTCAAAGACACGAGGAGCATCGAAAACGTGGTGCAAGACCTCCGCAGCGACCTCACCACCGTGTGCGACGCTCTGGGCAAGATGAACACCTACATGGGCATCTGA
- the rpgrip1l gene encoding protein fantom: protein MSFLLDETAADEPVRDMMNPLRAVQGDVRVRVDLSRVSRRELEDNFMQLHEDSLILKQHIHQQEDKIKKLGTKLLRLVKDRRRMEQLAGGVSLPASGRRDAEKEDIVSDFQEKNRALEAENKRLKERWFVAKQQLLGSPGGTRSPHGRVLARVVSTSRKPEEALSPLPTPPRRARSLAGDDRPPTGHPSPYMQSLLEEAREKTRNLENVIESQLRRIAQLEEEKQVTVQQQNKSELRSQINNNVTMIKLQKQLSERSNAIVELEVRFLQLQESQCTQKACYEAATAKVAELSSQLKDERLMCVELRTQLQSSQVSQAKLQQLEERLSETEQENALLKEQNEKLLNSMFDVSQQQKSSIQEQQLKQQITQLETALQADLQDKNQILDKVKAERDTSEKLTEENHKLLVQLADQKQQLNELQRRVEVYSRTNEYDAAELTEALLLNKERKSQCDVELSLIQEGQGGQSSGNIREPQDAHVETIQELEKVRQLLTMESRISCDLKAELDTVQKKMERDKSTYTQQLERQMQMVTAKEVQLHKLQAQLQNVAYGVKSAVFKADTPDENETLHLEDGENLLELQIVGVTLSPDALVALGDPAPSTFCTYAFYLFDLHATPVVAGPTPKYGFTSKYVVSVDDTLLDYLHRHSVSVELYQALGLKWKTVASTQLRLHRLLLQDGTVSGSLPLVGSSGEKGSFGSLDYWIKLRVPITETGRLYKERLSAGSHDAQTSLEPQKTSEVPPGASGWNELDISVRSCRNLLSQSSLQPSPYVVYKFFHFPDYPTATVHDCYEPHFSDIKSYSVPMDASLDQYLRSEVLHFYVFDYKEERMDVYLGKAALPLELLVQDKEISGEFDLYDSNGRHTGHIDVALKWKFSYQVLPVENLEEVGGNMKETKENQDHFTSSHSHSDTTASKEATLKSTKKMPGKQEQAARRVTFLEDMPLVQQASSKMGLSPAEEGEDEDEASVLSEGQLLPPSSQCTSELSDTNRDVLPDDEMAPVRRRNRSGSIQSDSDDGIVHHPDSATNVSERVRVEVMSLRLQAESRISLDSSVVRLYVEYSFLDMPTVETPLSLPKPLPGKSVSFNYSKVIPVDVDTNRPRRHLLKEVLRGKKHNMERIRFTVVSEPPEEEEHERECEEVGVAFLNIPDLLHIQGNVMETSLNVMEDGGELVGSLSVSFEGLEILHAIMEEPDAEQSVISSLLR, encoded by the exons ATGTCTTTTCTGCTGGATGAAACGGCAGCAGACGAGCCTGTCAGAGACATGATGAACCCCTTGAGAGctgtacaag GAGACGTGCGAGTGCGTGTCGACCTGTCGCGTGTGTCCAGGAGGGAGCTGGAGGACAACTTCATGCAGCTGCACGAAGATTCACTGATTCTTAAGCAGCACATCCACCAACAAGAGGACAAGATCAAGAA ACTGGGTACCAAGCTATTGAGGCTGGTCAAGGACCGCCGTCGCATGGAGCAGCTGGCTGGCGGTGTCAGTCTGCCAGCGTCCGGGAGGCGGGATGCAGAGAAGGAGGATATTGTGAGCGATTTCCAGGAGAAGAACAGAGCACTCGAGGCAGAGAACAAGAGGCTGAAAGAGCGTTGGTTTGTGGCCAAGCAGCAGCTGCTCGGATCCCCTGGCGGAACTCGCTCGCCTCACGGGCGCGTCCTAGCACGTGTAGTCTCGACTTCCAGGAAACCGGAGGAAGCCTTGTCTCCCTTGCCGACTCCACCCAGAC GCGCCAGGAGCTTGGCAGGAGATGACAGGCCCCCAACTGGCCATCCATCACCGTATATGCAGAGTCTGCTGGAGGAGGCCCGTGAAAAGACCCGAAATCT AGAGAATGTGATTGAGTCGCAGCTGAGGCGCATTGCGCAGCTGGAAGAAGAGAAACAGGTGACGGTTCAGCAGCAAAACAAGTCGGAACTTAG GTCGCAGATAAACAACAATGTGACTATGATCAAACTGCAGAAGCAGCTGTCAGAAAGATCCAACGCCATCGTAGAGCTGGAGGTCCGTTTCCTGCAGCTGCAAGAG AGTCAGTGCACGCAGAAGGCGTGCTACGAGGCCGCCACGGCCAAGGTAGCCGAGCTGTCGTCTCAGCTCAAGGACGAGCGTCTGATGTGCGTGGAGCTGAGGACGCAGCTGCAGAGCTCGCAGGTGTCGCAAGCCAAGTTGCAGCAG TTAGAGGAGCGACTCAGCGAGACGGAGCAAGAGAATGCGCTGCTAAAGGAGCAAAACGAGAAGCTGCTCAACAG catgtttgacgtgtctCAGCAGCAGAAGTCGAGCATTCAAGAGCAGCAACTCAAGCAGCAAATTACGCAGCTGGAAACAGCGCTGCAGGCCGACCTTCAAGACAAGAACCAAATCTTGGACAAGGTCAAGGCTGAGAGGG ACACCAGCGAGAAGCTGACAGAAGAAAACCATAAGCTTCTTGTTCAGCTTGCAGACCAGAAGCAACAGTTGAATGAGCTTCAACGTCGTGTAGAAGTCTACAGCAGA ACCAATGAGTACGATGCAGCGGAACTAACAGAGGCGCTGCTGCTCAACAAG GAACGTAAATCTCAATGTGACGTTGAGTTGAGCTTAATCCAGGAAGGGCAGGGGGGTCAGAGCAGTGGCAACATcagagagcctcaagatgctcaCGTTGAAACCATCCAGGAGCTGGAAAAGGTCAGACAGCTGCTGACCATGGAGAGCCGGATCAGTTGTGACCTCAAG GCAGAACTAGACACTGTCCAGAAGAAGATGGAGCGTGATAAAAGCACGTACACGCAGCAGCTGGAACGTCAGATGCAGATGGTTACCGCCAAGGAAGTCCAGCTCCACAAACTGCAAG CTCAACTGCAAAATGTTGCCTACGGCGTCAAGAGCGCGGTCTTCAAGGCTGACACCCCAGACGAGAATGAAACGCTCCATCTGGAAGACGGAGAGAACCTTCTGGAACTTCAAATAGTCGGCGTCACTCTGTCGCCAGACGCCTTGGTGGCTCTGGGTGACCCTGCCCCCTCCACCTTCTGCACCTACGCCTTCTACCTTTTTGACCTGCATGCCACTCCGGTGGTGGCGGGTCCAACGCCCAAATATGGCTTTACGTCAAAGTACGTGGTGAGCGTGGACGACACCCTCCTTGACTACCTCCACAGACACTCTGTGAGTGTGGAGCTGTACCAGGCCCTCGGACTCAAGTGGAAGACCGTGGCCAGTACGCAGCTTCGCCTGCATCGCCTACTTCTGCAGGACGGGACAGTGTCTGGGAGCCTTCCGCTGGTTG GAAGTTCCGGTGAAAAGGGCTCATTCGGATCGCTGGACTACTGGATCAAGCTGAGGGTTCCCATCACAGAAACTGGACGTCTGTACAAAGAGAGGCTGTCGGCTGGAAGCCATGATGCACAG ACCAGTTTGGAGCCACAAAAGACATCTGAGGTTCCACCAGGCGCAAGTGGTTGGAATGAACTGGATATCAGCGTGCGCAGTTGCAGAAATCTCCTGTCCCAATCGTCACTGCAGCCCAGTCCATACGTGGTCTACAAGTTCTTCCACTTTCCAGACTACCCCACTGCCACCGTGCATGACTGCTATGAACCTCACTTCAGCGATATCAAGTCTTACTCTGTTCCGATGGATGCTAGCCTGGACCAGTACCTGAGGTCGGAGGTTCTTCACTTCTATGTATTTGACTACAAGGAGGAACGCATGGACGTCTATCTAGGCAAAGCTGCTCTTCCTTTGGAGTTGCTGGTCCAGGACAAGGAGATTTCAG GTGAATTTGACCTCTATGACTCCAATGGACGCCACACCGGCCACATTGACGTTGCACTCAAGTGGAAGTTCTCCTACCAAGTCCTCCCAGTGGAAAATCTAGAGGAAGTAGGAGGCAACATGAAGGAAACTAAGGAAAACCAAGACCACTTTACGTCCTCTCACTCTCATTCTGACACAACTGCCTCAAAG GAAGCTACACTGAAGTCCACCAAGAAGATGCCAGGCAAACAGGAACAGGCTGCCAGAAGAGTGACCTTTCTAGAAGACATGCCTCTTGTCCAGCAG GCATCGTCCAAGATGGGTCTCAGCCCAGCTGAGGAAGGAGAAGATGAGGATGAAGCTTCTGTGCTCTCTGAGGGTCAGCTGCTCCCTCCGAGCTCCCAGTGCACCTCGGAGCTTTCGGACACCAACCGAGACGTTCTTCCCG ATGATGAGATGGCACCGGTGCGCAGACGAAACCGCAGCGGTTCAATTCAGTCGGACAGCGACGATGGCATCGTTCACCACCCTGACAGTGCCACGAAT GTGTCAGAGCGAGTGCGGGTGGAGGTCATGTCCTTACGCCTGCAGGCGGAGTCTCGCATATCTCTAGACAGCAGTGTGGTGCGTCTCTATGTGGAGTACTCCTTTCTGGACATGCCTACCGTGGAGACCCCTTTGTCCTTGCCTAAACCCCTCCCAGGAAAGAGTGTCAGCTTCAACTACAGCAAAG TCATTCCCGTGGACGTTGACACCAACAGGCCAAGACGACACCTGCTAAAAGAAGTCCTGCGTGGAAAGAAGCATAACATGGAGAG AATCCGGTTCACGGTAGTGAGTGAGCCTCCAGAAGAGGAGGAGCATGAGAGGGAGTGTGAGGAGGTGGGCGTAGCCTTCCTGAACATCCCAGACCTGCTGCACATACAAGGCAACGTGATGGAGACTAGCCTCAACG TTATGGAGGATGGAGGCGAGCTGGTGGGCTCTCTGAGCGTGTCTTTTGAGGGCCTGGAGATACTGCACGCCATCATGGAGGAGCCGGACGCCGAGCAAAGTGTCATCTCCTCGCTGTTACGGTGA